In Mycobacterium tuberculosis H37Rv, a single window of DNA contains:
- the cydA gene encoding cytochrome D ubiquinol oxidase subunit I CydA (cytochrome BD-I oxidase subunit I), giving the protein MNVVDISRWQFGITTVYHFIFVPLTIGLAPLIAVMQTLWVVTDNPAWYRLTKFFGKLFLINFAIGVATGIVQEFQFGMNWSEYSRFVGDVFGAPLAMEGLAAFFFESTFIGLWIFGWNRLPRLVHLACIWIVAIAVNVSAFFIIAANSFMQHPVGAHYNPTTGRAELSSIVVLLTNNTAQAAFTHTVSGALLTAGTFVAAVSAWWLVRSSTTHADSDTQAMYRPATILGCWVALAATAGLLFTGDHQGKLMFQQQPMKMASAESLCDTQTDPNFSVLTVGRQNNCDSLTRVIEVPYVLPFLAEGRISGVTLQGIRDLQQEYQQRFGPNDYRPNLFVTYWSFRMMIGLMAIPVLFALIALWLTRGGQIPNQRWFSWLALLTMPAPFLANSAGWVFTEMGRQPWVVVPNPTGDQLVRLTVKAGVSDHSATVVATSLLMFTLVYAVLAVIWCWLLKRYIVEGPLEHDAEPAAHGAPRDDEVAPLSFAY; this is encoded by the coding sequence ATGAATGTCGTCGACATTTCGCGGTGGCAGTTCGGTATCACCACCGTCTATCACTTCATTTTCGTACCGCTGACCATCGGCCTGGCCCCGCTGATCGCGGTCATGCAAACGCTGTGGGTCGTCACCGATAACCCCGCCTGGTATCGCCTCACCAAATTCTTCGGCAAATTGTTCCTGATCAACTTTGCCATCGGCGTGGCGACCGGAATCGTGCAGGAATTTCAGTTCGGCATGAACTGGAGCGAGTACTCCCGATTCGTCGGCGATGTCTTCGGCGCCCCGCTGGCCATGGAGGGCCTGGCGGCCTTCTTCTTCGAATCCACCTTCATCGGGTTGTGGATCTTCGGCTGGAACAGGCTGCCCCGGCTGGTGCATCTGGCCTGCATCTGGATCGTCGCAATCGCGGTCAACGTGTCCGCGTTCTTCATCATCGCGGCAAACTCCTTCATGCAGCATCCGGTCGGCGCGCACTACAACCCGACCACCGGGCGTGCCGAGTTGAGCAGCATCGTCGTGCTGCTGACCAACAACACCGCACAGGCGGCGTTTACCCACACTGTCAGCGGTGCGCTGCTGACCGCCGGGACCTTCGTCGCCGCGGTGAGCGCCTGGTGGCTGGTCCGTTCGAGCACCACGCACGCCGACTCAGATACCCAAGCCATGTATCGTCCCGCGACCATCCTGGGGTGTTGGGTTGCGTTGGCCGCCACGGCCGGGTTGTTGTTCACCGGCGACCACCAAGGCAAGCTGATGTTCCAGCAGCAGCCGATGAAGATGGCGTCGGCCGAATCGTTGTGCGATACCCAGACAGATCCAAACTTCTCTGTCCTGACGGTCGGCCGGCAAAACAACTGCGACAGCCTCACCCGTGTCATCGAAGTGCCCTATGTGTTGCCGTTCCTCGCCGAGGGCCGGATCAGCGGTGTGACGTTGCAGGGTATCCGCGATCTGCAGCAGGAATACCAGCAGCGCTTCGGACCAAACGACTACCGGCCCAACCTCTTCGTCACCTACTGGTCATTTCGCATGATGATCGGGTTGATGGCGATCCCGGTGCTGTTCGCACTGATTGCGCTCTGGCTCACCCGTGGCGGCCAGATCCCCAATCAACGCTGGTTCTCCTGGCTGGCGCTGCTAACCATGCCCGCCCCGTTCCTGGCCAACAGCGCCGGATGGGTGTTCACCGAGATGGGGCGCCAGCCCTGGGTCGTCGTCCCTAACCCGACCGGTGATCAGCTGGTTCGACTCACCGTCAAAGCAGGCGTCTCGGATCACTCCGCCACCGTGGTCGCCACGTCTTTGCTGATGTTCACCTTGGTCTACGCGGTACTTGCGGTCATCTGGTGCTGGCTGCTCAAGCGTTACATCGTCGAAGGCCCCCTGGAACACGACGCGGAACCGGCTGCGCACGGGGCACCCCGCGACGACGAGGTAGCACCATTGTCGTTTGCTTACTGA
- the cydD gene encoding cytochrome biosyntheisis ABC transporter ATP-binding protein/permease CydD (transmembrane ATP-binding protein ABC transporter involved in transport of component linked with the assembly of cytochrome), whose protein sequence is MACGVGISGCAIGSAIVLASIVAGVIDPANPGMAGLRRWLGPLSILLVLWGLRASIQWLQARLAQRGASAVIADLSGQVLTAVTARRPSQLAAQRDAAAVLITRGLDGLRPYFTGYLPTLLLAAILTPATVAVIGLYDLKSMAIVVITLPLIPIFMVLIGLATTNPSAAALAAMTAVQARLLDLIAGIPTLRALGRASGPEQRIAELSADHRRSAMATLRIAFLSALVLELLATLGVALVAVGIGLRLVFGEMSLTAGLTVLLLAPEVYWPLRRVGVQFHAAADGRTAADKAFALLGESPSPTPGRRTVTARGGVIRLERLSVRGRDGRAPYDLTADIEPGRVTVLTGRNGAGKSTTLQAIAGLTAPSSGRITVAGVDVTNLAPAAWWRQLSWLPQRPVLVPGTVRHNLVLLGPVDDLERACAAAGFDAVLDELPRGLDTVLGRGGVGLSLGQRQRLGLARALGSPAAVLLLDEPTAHLDARTEQHVLGAIVERARAGATVLVVAHRQQVAAAGDRVVEVNSDGFRR, encoded by the coding sequence GTGGCCTGCGGGGTCGGGATCTCCGGCTGCGCCATCGGCTCGGCGATCGTGTTGGCAAGCATCGTCGCCGGCGTCATCGACCCCGCCAACCCTGGGATGGCTGGCCTGCGTCGTTGGCTAGGGCCACTGTCAATCCTGTTGGTGCTGTGGGGGTTGCGTGCGTCGATTCAGTGGCTACAAGCGCGCCTGGCCCAGCGCGGCGCCAGCGCAGTGATCGCCGACCTGTCCGGTCAGGTGCTGACCGCGGTAACCGCCCGCCGACCCAGCCAACTGGCTGCGCAGCGAGACGCCGCCGCGGTGCTGATTACCCGGGGCCTGGACGGCTTGCGGCCCTACTTCACCGGCTATTTGCCCACGTTGCTGCTGGCCGCGATCCTGACCCCGGCCACCGTCGCCGTGATCGGGCTCTATGACTTGAAGTCAATGGCCATTGTGGTGATCACACTGCCCCTGATACCGATCTTCATGGTGCTGATCGGGCTGGCTACCACTAACCCCTCGGCGGCCGCGCTGGCGGCCATGACCGCCGTCCAGGCCCGGTTGTTAGACCTGATTGCCGGCATCCCCACCCTGCGGGCGCTGGGCCGTGCTTCCGGCCCGGAACAACGCATCGCGGAACTGTCTGCTGACCACCGGCGGTCGGCGATGGCGACGCTGCGGATCGCGTTCTTGTCGGCCCTGGTGCTCGAATTGCTGGCCACGCTGGGCGTGGCCCTGGTCGCGGTGGGCATCGGGCTACGGCTGGTCTTCGGGGAGATGAGCCTGACGGCCGGTTTGACGGTGCTGCTATTGGCGCCGGAGGTGTACTGGCCGCTGCGTCGCGTTGGGGTCCAGTTTCATGCCGCAGCTGACGGCAGAACCGCGGCCGACAAGGCATTCGCCCTCCTCGGCGAGTCACCCTCACCAACACCCGGCCGACGAACGGTCACCGCGCGCGGCGGGGTGATTCGCCTGGAGAGACTCAGTGTCAGAGGCCGCGACGGCCGCGCACCGTATGATCTCACCGCAGACATCGAACCCGGTCGGGTGACGGTGCTGACCGGCCGAAACGGCGCCGGCAAGAGCACTACGCTGCAAGCGATCGCCGGGCTCACCGCACCGTCGTCAGGACGAATCACGGTCGCCGGAGTCGACGTCACCAACCTGGCACCGGCTGCCTGGTGGCGGCAACTGTCGTGGCTGCCGCAGCGGCCGGTGCTGGTCCCAGGAACCGTCCGCCACAACCTGGTTCTGCTGGGCCCTGTGGATGATCTCGAGCGTGCCTGCGCAGCAGCCGGATTCGACGCTGTACTAGACGAGTTGCCCCGCGGGCTGGATACCGTGCTGGGGCGCGGTGGTGTCGGGTTATCCCTGGGGCAGCGGCAACGGCTGGGCCTGGCCCGCGCGCTCGGATCACCGGCTGCGGTGCTGCTGCTCGACGAGCCCACCGCGCACCTGGACGCCCGCACCGAACAACACGTGTTGGGCGCCATTGTCGAGCGTGCCCGCGCGGGTGCGACGGTGCTGGTCGTCGCCCATCGCCAGCAGGTCGCCGCGGCCGGTGACCGGGTCGTCGAAGTGAACTCGGATGGTTTCCGACGATGA
- the cydB gene encoding cytochrome D ubiquinol oxidase subunit II CydB (cytochrome BD-I oxidase subunit II), with protein MVLQELWFGVIAALFLGFFILEGFDFGVGMLMAPFAHVGMGDPETHRRTALNTIGPVWDGNEVWLITAGAAIFAAFPGWYATVFSALYLPLLAILFGMILRAVAIEWRGKIDDPKWRTGADFGIAAGSWLPALLWGVAFAILVRGLPVDANGHVALSIPDVLNAYTLLGGLATAGLFSLYGAVFIALKTSGPIRDDAYRFAVWLSLPVAGLVAGFGLWTQLAYGKDWTWLVLAVAGCAQAAATVLVWRRVSDGWAFMCTLIVVAAVVVLLFGALYPNLVPSTLNPQWSLTIHNASSTPYTLKIMTWVTAFFAPLTVAYQTWTYWVFRQRISAERIPPPTGLARRAP; from the coding sequence GTGGTACTCCAAGAATTGTGGTTCGGTGTCATCGCAGCGCTGTTCCTCGGTTTCTTCATCCTAGAAGGGTTCGACTTCGGCGTGGGCATGCTGATGGCGCCGTTCGCTCATGTCGGTATGGGCGATCCGGAGACCCACCGGCGCACGGCACTCAACACCATCGGACCGGTCTGGGACGGCAACGAAGTCTGGCTGATCACCGCCGGCGCGGCCATATTCGCCGCGTTTCCCGGCTGGTACGCGACCGTGTTCTCCGCGCTGTATCTGCCGCTGCTGGCGATCCTGTTCGGTATGATCCTGCGCGCCGTCGCCATCGAATGGCGCGGCAAGATCGACGACCCGAAATGGCGGACCGGGGCAGACTTCGGGATCGCGGCGGGATCCTGGCTGCCTGCCCTGTTGTGGGGTGTGGCGTTCGCCATTCTGGTCCGCGGACTCCCGGTAGACGCGAACGGTCATGTTGCCCTGTCGATTCCCGACGTGCTCAACGCCTACACCCTGCTGGGCGGTCTGGCGACCGCCGGACTGTTCTCGCTCTACGGCGCGGTGTTCATCGCTTTGAAAACCTCCGGGCCGATCCGCGACGATGCCTACCGATTCGCCGTATGGCTTTCGCTTCCTGTGGCGGGACTGGTTGCGGGCTTTGGACTTTGGACGCAACTGGCATACGGCAAAGACTGGACGTGGCTGGTGCTGGCAGTTGCGGGGTGCGCGCAGGCGGCGGCGACGGTCTTAGTGTGGCGGCGGGTGTCCGACGGCTGGGCGTTCATGTGCACGTTGATAGTCGTGGCGGCTGTGGTGGTGCTGCTGTTCGGCGCGCTGTACCCGAACCTGGTGCCCTCAACCCTGAACCCGCAGTGGAGCCTAACGATCCATAACGCGTCGTCGACCCCGTACACCCTCAAGATCATGACGTGGGTGACCGCGTTCTTCGCTCCACTGACGGTGGCGTACCAGACATGGACGTATTGGGTTTTCCGGCAACGGATCTCAGCTGAACGGATACCTCCACCCACCGGTCTGGCGAGGCGCGCGCCCTGA